The Corynebacterium vitaeruminis DSM 20294 genome window below encodes:
- the uvrB gene encoding excinuclease ABC subunit UvrB codes for MAFAAEHPELPESEFRPVGEIERTEGTFEVISEYEPAGDQPQAIKELDERLNRGERDIVLLGATGTGKSATAAWLIEKQQRPTLVMAPNKTLAAQLANELRQLLPNNAVEYFVSYYDYYQPEAYIAQTDTYIEKDSSINDDVERLRHRATSSLLSRRDVVVVSSVSCIYGLGTPQSYLDRSVLLRVGEEIERDRFLRLLVDIQYDRNDIGFTRGAFRVKGDTVDIIPAYEELAVRVEFFGDEVDALYYIHPLTGDVVRQVDEIRIFPATHYVAGPERMAKAIEAIKEELAERLADLENRGKLLEAQRLRMRTEYDLEMIEQVGFCSGIENYSRHLDGRPAGSAPATLLDYFPEDFLTIIDESHVTVPQIGGMFEGDMSRKRNLVEFGFRLPSALDNRPLTWEEFEQRVGQTIYLSATPGNYELAASGGEFVEQVIRPTGLVDPKVTVKPTKGQIDDLIEEIRQRTAKQERVLVTTLTKKMAEDLTDYLLDNGIRVRYLHSDIDTLQRVELLRQLRLGEYDVLVGINLLREGLDLPEVSLVAILDADKEGFLRSTTSLIQTIGRAARNVSGEVIMYADKITDSMAYAIDETERRREKQIAYNKEHGIDPQPLRKKIADILDQVNEEGAEAATASLRSDAAVAERRDTSSMPAKELQSLIDDLTAQMGEAARDLKFELAGRLRDEIIELKKELRGVKEAGI; via the coding sequence ATGGCATTTGCGGCAGAACATCCAGAACTCCCGGAGTCCGAGTTTCGCCCGGTCGGCGAGATCGAGCGCACCGAGGGAACCTTCGAGGTCATCTCCGAGTACGAGCCCGCGGGCGACCAGCCGCAGGCGATCAAGGAGCTCGACGAGCGCCTCAACAGGGGGGAGCGTGACATCGTGCTGCTTGGTGCTACCGGCACCGGCAAGTCGGCCACGGCCGCCTGGCTGATCGAGAAGCAGCAGCGCCCCACGCTAGTCATGGCGCCGAACAAGACGCTGGCCGCGCAGCTGGCCAACGAGCTGCGCCAGCTGCTGCCCAACAACGCGGTGGAGTACTTCGTCTCGTACTACGACTACTACCAGCCGGAGGCCTACATCGCGCAGACGGATACGTACATCGAGAAGGATTCCTCGATCAACGACGACGTTGAGCGCCTTCGCCACCGCGCGACCAGCTCGCTGCTCTCAAGGCGCGACGTCGTGGTGGTCAGCTCGGTGTCCTGCATCTACGGCCTGGGTACGCCGCAGTCCTATCTCGACCGCTCCGTGCTGCTGCGGGTGGGCGAGGAGATCGAGCGCGACCGCTTCCTGCGCCTGCTCGTGGACATCCAGTACGACCGCAACGACATCGGGTTCACCCGCGGCGCCTTCCGCGTTAAGGGGGACACGGTGGACATCATCCCCGCCTACGAGGAGCTGGCCGTGCGGGTGGAGTTCTTCGGTGACGAGGTCGACGCCCTCTACTACATTCACCCGCTCACCGGCGACGTCGTGCGCCAGGTGGACGAGATCCGCATCTTCCCGGCCACCCACTACGTGGCGGGCCCCGAGCGCATGGCCAAGGCGATCGAGGCGATCAAGGAGGAGCTGGCCGAGCGGCTGGCGGACCTGGAAAACCGCGGTAAGTTGCTCGAAGCCCAGCGCCTGCGCATGCGCACCGAGTACGACCTCGAGATGATCGAGCAGGTGGGATTCTGCTCCGGCATCGAGAACTACTCCCGCCACCTAGACGGGCGCCCGGCGGGCAGCGCGCCGGCGACCCTGCTCGACTACTTCCCGGAGGACTTCCTCACCATCATCGACGAGTCCCACGTGACCGTGCCGCAGATCGGCGGCATGTTCGAAGGCGACATGTCGCGCAAGCGCAACCTCGTCGAGTTCGGCTTCCGCCTGCCCTCGGCGCTCGACAACCGCCCGCTGACCTGGGAGGAGTTCGAGCAGCGCGTGGGGCAGACCATCTACCTGTCCGCCACCCCTGGTAACTACGAGCTGGCCGCCTCCGGCGGGGAGTTCGTCGAGCAGGTTATTCGCCCCACCGGCCTGGTCGACCCGAAGGTCACGGTCAAGCCCACCAAGGGCCAGATCGACGATCTCATCGAGGAGATCCGCCAGCGCACCGCCAAGCAGGAGCGCGTCCTCGTGACCACCCTGACCAAGAAGATGGCCGAGGACCTGACCGACTACCTCCTCGACAACGGCATCCGGGTGCGCTACCTGCACTCCGATATCGACACCCTCCAGCGCGTCGAGCTGCTGCGCCAGCTGCGCCTGGGCGAGTACGACGTGCTGGTGGGCATCAACCTCCTGCGCGAGGGCCTCGACCTGCCCGAGGTCTCGCTCGTGGCCATCCTCGACGCGGACAAGGAGGGCTTCCTGCGCTCGACCACCTCGCTCATCCAGACCATCGGCCGCGCGGCCCGCAACGTCTCCGGCGAGGTCATCATGTACGCGGACAAGATCACCGACTCCATGGCGTATGCCATCGACGAGACCGAGCGCCGCCGCGAGAAGCAGATCGCGTACAACAAGGAGCACGGCATCGACCCGCAGCCGCTGCGCAAGAAGATCGCAGACATCCTCGACCAAGTCAACGAGGAGGGAGCCGAGGCCGCGACCGCCTCCCTGCGTTCGGACGCAGCGGTGGCCGAGCGCCGCGACACCTCCAGCATGCCCGCCAAGGAGCTGCAGTCGCTTATCGACGACCTGACGGCACAGATGGGCGAGGCCGCCCGCGACCTGAAGTTCGAGCTCGCCGGGCGCCTGCGCGACGAGATCATCGAGCTGAAAAAGGAGCTGCGCGGGGTGAAAGAGGCGGGCATCTAA